DNA from Mycolicibacterium alvei:
GACAGTCCCGTGCCACCCGAACGGATCTACGACCTCTTCAACAAGCGGACGTACACCGTTCGGCAGTTGGGTGCGGATCTCAGGCGGGTGCGCTGGACCACCGGAGGCGGGATCTGGTTCCGCCACAAGGTAGATCGGCAGACCCGCGAGGCCATCATGCTCGCGGTCTCGCATGCCCACGACTGCCGCTACTGTGCATTCATCCATCGTGAATGGGCGTTGCACACGGGGTTGCCGTTGTCGGTGATCTCGGGGATCGAAGGCCACGCCGACTCGCACCTCGAGCAGACCTGCGGCTCACCTGGTGATCCACGGTGGCTGGCCACGACCTACGCCGAGGCGCTGGTGAGGAACGACTTCGGTCCAGTCGCGCCGCTGCTCCAGACCGCGGTCGCCGTCGAATTCGATGCGGCGTACCGCGGTCGGATCGAGACCATCGCGCGAATCATGACGATTTTCAATCGCAGCACCAACACCTTCGACGCGCTACGGGCCCGCATCGCGGGCGAGCCCGTCGAAGACAGCCGCCTCCGCGACGAACTCGTGGTGTCCGTGTTCGCCTGGGCGGTGACCTTGCCGATGTTTCTCGCGCTCTCCTTGATCCGCCGGGAGTCGCCGCGCTATGTCCTGCGCCGGTTTCGGCGTTCGGGCAGACGGTGATTCAGCGACTCCCTCACAAGTGCCGTATGCATTGGATTGACCTTCACCAGTAAGGGTGGCAAGCAGATGAACAGTATCTTCTACCGATTCGTCAAGTGGATCCCGCTCGGCCGTGTGGGTGAGATCCACCCAGAAGCTGTGAACGGACTCATCGAGTCCGACCCGAGCGCGATTCAACTTGTCGACGTGAGAAGTCAGACGGAATGGAGATCAGGGCATCTGCGCGGTGCCGTGAACATTCCGATCACAGAGCTTGCGTCTCGAATCGGCGACCTGGATTTCGACAAGGAAGTACTTCTGGTGCCGATATGCCTTTCGGCGCATCGGAGCATTCCCGCGGTGCGAATATTCGAAGAGCACGGGTACAAGGATGTCAGGCAGCTGTCCGGCGGTATGAGAAATTGGAACAGGAGCTTCAGGTCGAAGCTCGTCACCTGACGGGGTCGCCGGAAGCCACGCCGGTCGGTCAGCCTGCAGTCCGGGGTACCAGCTGTTTTCGTAGGTTCTCGAGATAGCCGGGTAGAACACCGGGATCGCCTGGCGGGAACATGCTCTTGATCCGCCAGTAGCCGATGTAGGCGGTGTAGGTGAGTTCCGCGCTACGGAGGGCGTCCTGGCGGCCTCGTCCTGCCCGGCGCAACAGATCGGTCAGGGCGTCGACCTTGTGAAGGGCGTGGTCAAGGGCGTACGGGGCCACGAGCGGATCCGCTCCGGCTGCGCAGACATTGACGAATATCCTTCCGGCGGAATCGTTGTCGAACATGTCCGCCAGCACCGCGTTGAGTGCCGCACCCGCAGACCCGCCCTCGCGCATCAGCCGCTCCAACCGCGCCGTATCGTCATCGCGCCATCGGCCCAGCGCCGCGCGGAGCAGTTCGTCGCGATCACGGAAGTGCGAATAGAAGCTGCCTTTTGTCACTCCAAGCGTCGCGGCCAGAGGCTCGACCGCGACGCCGGCACAGCCACTGCGTCCAAGAGCTTCCAGCGCCGCACAGACCCAGTCCTCGGCCGAGAGTCGCTTGGTCTTGCGCCGGCTGCGCTGTTCCATGGCCCTCCCGCGGCGGGTCTCAGGCCTGAAGATTCCCGGCCTCGTCGGTTGTCTCGGCGATGATCGTACTCTACCGTATTCATACGGAACCGTATCCATACTGCGCCGTATGGGAAGTGGCGTTGTCCGCCCATCGACAGGAGAATGCGATGACTGAGCCGGCACGGACGGCCCCGGGGCCGACCAGGCTTCCGGTGTCACTCTCTGCGGCCGGGAATCCGGCGCAGGAGCTGGACCGCGTTCTGCTTCCGTGGCTTCGCGTGGCCACCGCCGGTGCGCTCGATGCGGAGTTCGATCGGCTCGAGTCACCGTCATCGGAGGGGCTGCACGGGCTGTTCGAGGTCGAGCTGTTGACCATCCGTGGCATCGGCGGGTGCCCTGTGCTGTGGAATCCGTTGCGCCGCTGGCTCAACCGACATATGCCTGCGGTCTTCGAAGGAAAGGTCTTCTCGGGCACGGCAGGGTACAACCAGTTCGCCGCCGGGCGGCAGGGCCTCTTCTTCGGTGTGCGTCGGCGGCCCGGCGATCCGAGGCACGTCATCATCGACTACAACGTATCCGGAACCCCCCGACCCCTGCGCGCGCTGGCCGCCGACGTTCGACGCCTCACGGACGACACGCTGCTTTGCCGCACTATCTGGCGGCGGCGTAAGGGCGAGACGGTGCTGCTTCATTTTCTGCTCACCGCGAGGGCGGCGCGATGACCGCCTGTTTGGGTTCCGTGCCTGCCCGGTTCGGCCGAAAACCGGCCCGGGTGTGGACGTCCGCATCCAGTCCTGCTCAGTGAAGGGAACAATTCATGTCGCCAGCTACCACCCACCCCGCCGTCCAACTCGGTTCTGGCCCTGGCGTGCCCGACCGGCGCAGCTGGCGGACTCTCATGTCCTGCTGGCGAATATTCCTGTTGCCCGGCAGGTACACCGAACAGATCTACGAGGCTTTCCTGGCGGTGGAGGCACCGGTCTTCGCTCGGGCATACCATCAGGTTCGCGTTCATCCGAATGGCCGCAAGCTGTTCCGTGACCATCCGGACCTGCTTGGTGTTCTCGCGGACGACGACTATCTGGCTTCGTTGCCGCACGGCTCGCTGGGGCATGCCTACCACTCATTCCTGCAGACGAACCGGCTGGACGCGGGCGTGTTCAGCGAGGCCGACATCATCCGTCCGCTCGCCGAGAAGAACGGCTGGGATGAGGACTTCTACTACATGATCCGCCGGGGCACAGCAGTCCACGATCTGTTCCACACCATCAGCGGCTACGGTCCCGACATGGTCGGTGAGGTCCTCAACCTCGGATTCCATTGCGGCCAAATGGAACCTGCGGGTGCGGTGAAGCACATGGGGCGCATGTTCGCCATGGCGACCCCGGGGGCCTCGCCCCGGTTCAAACTGCGCTGCTACGAGCAGGCGGTCGAACGCGGCCGACGTGCCGACTGCCTCATGGCGGCCCCGTGGGAAGAGTTGCTGCCACTGCCCTACAGGGAGGTGCAGGAGTTGCTCGGAGTGGCGCCCACAAACGTCGCGCATCCCGGCGGCATCTGGTTCACCGAATGGATGCCGCCGGGCTTCAAGTCACCCAGCCGCTGGGATTACGAAGCCGTCCTTGCAGCCTGAGTTCTCTGCTGAGACCACCCGAAAGCGGCGGCAGCGCGGCACTCGACCGTCACGCCACCGCCCACAAGCCGAGGCTGATCGCGAAGGCGCTGAGCCCCAACGTCGTCTCCATCACCGTCCAGGTCTTGAGGGTGGTCTTGACGTCCATGCCGAAGAACCGGCTGACCAACCAGAACCCGGAGTCGTTGACGTGCGACAGCACCGTGGCACCGGCCGCGATCGCCATCACCAACGCTGTGAGCTGGAGGTTGCTCAGCTGGGCCGCGGCGACCGCCGCACTGAGCAGGCCGGCGGTCGTCGTCAGCGCGACGGTCGCCGATCCCTGCGCGACACGCAGCAGTGTGGAGATCACGAACGCCTGCAGGATCAGCGAGATTCCGAGATTCGACAGCGAACCGCTCAGCGCGTCGCCGATCCCGCTGAGCCGCAGCACGCCGCCGAACATCCCGCCGGCGCCGGTGATGAGAATGACCGCGCAGATCGGACCGAGCGCCTTGTCGAGAAT
Protein-coding regions in this window:
- a CDS encoding carboxymuconolactone decarboxylase family protein, translated to MDRSHRRRFAASDPGGLTIDSDSPVPPERIYDLFNKRTYTVRQLGADLRRVRWTTGGGIWFRHKVDRQTREAIMLAVSHAHDCRYCAFIHREWALHTGLPLSVISGIEGHADSHLEQTCGSPGDPRWLATTYAEALVRNDFGPVAPLLQTAVAVEFDAAYRGRIETIARIMTIFNRSTNTFDALRARIAGEPVEDSRLRDELVVSVFAWAVTLPMFLALSLIRRESPRYVLRRFRRSGRR
- a CDS encoding rhodanese-like domain-containing protein; this encodes MNSIFYRFVKWIPLGRVGEIHPEAVNGLIESDPSAIQLVDVRSQTEWRSGHLRGAVNIPITELASRIGDLDFDKEVLLVPICLSAHRSIPAVRIFEEHGYKDVRQLSGGMRNWNRSFRSKLVT
- a CDS encoding TetR/AcrR family transcriptional regulator, which produces MEQRSRRKTKRLSAEDWVCAALEALGRSGCAGVAVEPLAATLGVTKGSFYSHFRDRDELLRAALGRWRDDDTARLERLMREGGSAGAALNAVLADMFDNDSAGRIFVNVCAAGADPLVAPYALDHALHKVDALTDLLRRAGRGRQDALRSAELTYTAYIGYWRIKSMFPPGDPGVLPGYLENLRKQLVPRTAG
- a CDS encoding Coq4 family protein, with protein sequence MSPATTHPAVQLGSGPGVPDRRSWRTLMSCWRIFLLPGRYTEQIYEAFLAVEAPVFARAYHQVRVHPNGRKLFRDHPDLLGVLADDDYLASLPHGSLGHAYHSFLQTNRLDAGVFSEADIIRPLAEKNGWDEDFYYMIRRGTAVHDLFHTISGYGPDMVGEVLNLGFHCGQMEPAGAVKHMGRMFAMATPGASPRFKLRCYEQAVERGRRADCLMAAPWEELLPLPYREVQELLGVAPTNVAHPGGIWFTEWMPPGFKSPSRWDYEAVLAA